The following proteins are encoded in a genomic region of Mycolicibacterium confluentis:
- the pks13 gene encoding polyketide synthase Pks13 (Pks13 is a key enzyme in mycolic acid biosynthesis.): MSVPEMREWLRNWVANATGQSADTINESAPMVELGLSSRDAVAMASDIEDLTGTTLTATVAFKHPTIEALAQVIVEGEPEEDLSGLDDEDWSRAVVGDAGEWDVAIVGLATRFPGDMNTPDETWAALMEGRDAITDLPEGRWEEFLAEPRIAERVARARTRGGYLSDIKGFDAEFFALSKMEADNIDPQQRMALELTWEALEHARIPASSLRGTPVGVFVGSSTNDYQFLGVADPTTAHPYAITGTASSIIANRVSYFYDFRGPSMAIDTACSSSLVAIHEGVKALRAKEADVVVAGGVNALVTPLVTIGFDEVGGVLAPDGRIKSFSSDADGYARSEGGGMIVLKRVADARRDGDEILAVIAGSAVNHDGRSNGMLAPNPEAQAEVLRKAYKDAGIDPRSVDYIEAHGTGTILGDPIEADALGRVVGKGRAADQPALLGAVKSNVGHLESAAGAASIAKVALAIKNDKIPPSINYAGPNPYIDFDKEHLKVTSEVTEWPRYSGHKIAGVSGFGFGGANAHLVVREVLPSDLVEPEPVSESKTDTAADSEANAVYVGGVKMDEYGEFIEDDADDVRGDDEFYGRTVDTEPELPGLTDEALRLLEVAREELAATEDEIKPIVPLAVSAFLTSRKRTAAAELADWIDSEAGRATSLEAIGRSLSRRNHGRSRAVVLAHDHDEAVKGLRALAEGKQSPLVLAADGPVTNGPVWVLAGFGAQHRKMGKSLYLRNDVFAEWINKVDALIQDERGYSIVEMILDDSVDYTDETCEYPIEVVQLVIFAIQIALGEVLRHHGAKPAAVVGQSLGEAAAAYFSGGLSLADATRTICSRSHLMGEGEAMLFGEYIRLMALVEYSADEIKTVFSDYPDLEVCVYAAPTQTVIGGPPDQVDAIIARAESEGKFARKFQTKGASHTQQMDPLLGELTAELQGIEPLPLVTGYFSTVHEGGYIRPGGEPIHDVEYWKKGLRHSVYFTHGIRNAVDSGHTTFLELAPNPVALMQVGLTTAAAGLHDAQLIATLARKQDEVDSMTTALATLYVHGHDLDFRTLFPNPADRPIDPATDYADVPPTKFRRKPYWLDVRFTGDASALMPGNHVATPDGRHIWEFAPKAAVTATDLSSLVKAAAAQVLPDAALTAFEQRAIPGEGSRLVTTLTRHPGGATVQVHARIEESFTLVFDAVVTRAGQASALPTASAAGAAVALPAAGTDVASVATLEPEVVEDAAILSDNLAQGANLGAGFAKWSPDSGETVGDRLAAIVGGAMGYEPEDLPREVPLIELGLDSLMAVRIKNRVEYDFDLPPIQLQAVRDANLYNVEQLIIYAVEHRDEVSDLHQFQQTASPEEFAKAQAELLGGASTAAEIEQRLAEVAGQGDGGVAPADEADGPAAEPAVAAEAAGLNAQAIGMDSETAATIPPPPTNPAGPGAIPPPPSNPAGPVAAAPVAPAVDEEKPGPDLAAAAAALNQQAVAAALNSDVPPRDAAERLTFATWAIVTGKSPGGIFNSLPALDDDTAAKMAQRLSERAEGTITAEDVKFAPTIEALSTTVREFLEAGELEGFVRTIRAPENDDQVPVYVFHAAGGSTVVYEPLLNRLPAGTPMIGLERVEGTIEERAAQYVPKLLELNGWTDGAKGKPFLLAGWSLGGALSYACAIGLKEAGADVEFVGLIDTVRPGVPIDQSREGTRQRWARYAQFAEKTFNVQIPEIPYEQLENLDDAGQVQFVLDAVKESGVQIPGGIIEHQRTSYLDQRTLEIAVPQSYDGHVVLYMADRYHDDAITFEPAYSTRQPDGGWGEYASDLEVVNIGGEHIQAIDEPYIAKVGAHMSQAITKIQAEQKGNQSS, from the coding sequence ATGTCCGTGCCGGAGATGCGCGAGTGGCTGCGCAATTGGGTGGCCAACGCCACCGGGCAGTCGGCGGACACCATCAACGAGTCCGCCCCGATGGTCGAACTCGGACTGTCCTCGCGTGACGCCGTGGCGATGGCCTCGGACATCGAGGACCTGACGGGCACCACGCTGACCGCCACGGTCGCGTTCAAGCACCCCACGATCGAGGCGCTGGCCCAGGTCATCGTCGAGGGTGAGCCCGAAGAGGACCTTTCGGGTCTGGATGACGAGGACTGGTCACGGGCCGTTGTCGGCGACGCCGGCGAATGGGATGTGGCGATCGTTGGCCTGGCCACCCGCTTCCCGGGCGACATGAACACGCCCGACGAGACGTGGGCCGCGCTCATGGAGGGCCGCGACGCCATCACCGACCTGCCCGAGGGCCGGTGGGAGGAGTTCCTGGCCGAACCGCGGATCGCCGAACGAGTCGCCAGGGCCCGCACCCGCGGCGGCTACCTCTCGGACATCAAGGGCTTTGACGCCGAGTTCTTCGCGCTGTCGAAGATGGAGGCCGACAACATCGATCCGCAGCAGCGGATGGCCCTCGAGCTGACCTGGGAAGCGTTGGAGCACGCCCGGATTCCAGCCTCGAGCCTGCGCGGCACGCCTGTCGGCGTGTTCGTCGGATCCTCGACCAATGACTATCAGTTCCTGGGTGTCGCCGACCCGACCACGGCCCATCCATACGCCATCACCGGCACCGCGAGTTCGATCATCGCCAACCGGGTGTCCTACTTCTACGACTTCCGCGGTCCGTCGATGGCCATCGACACCGCGTGCTCGTCCTCGCTGGTCGCGATCCACGAAGGTGTGAAGGCGTTGCGCGCCAAGGAGGCCGACGTCGTCGTGGCCGGCGGCGTGAACGCGCTCGTCACGCCCCTGGTGACCATCGGCTTCGACGAGGTCGGCGGCGTGCTGGCCCCCGACGGTCGGATCAAGTCGTTCTCCTCCGACGCCGACGGTTACGCCCGGTCCGAGGGCGGCGGCATGATCGTGCTCAAGCGGGTCGCCGACGCGCGTCGTGACGGTGACGAGATCCTGGCCGTGATCGCGGGTTCGGCGGTCAACCACGACGGTCGCTCCAACGGCATGCTGGCGCCCAACCCGGAGGCGCAGGCCGAGGTGCTGCGCAAGGCCTACAAGGACGCCGGTATCGACCCGCGCTCCGTCGACTACATCGAGGCGCACGGCACCGGCACCATCCTGGGTGACCCGATCGAGGCCGACGCGCTGGGACGCGTCGTCGGCAAGGGCCGTGCCGCCGATCAGCCCGCGTTGCTGGGTGCGGTGAAATCCAATGTCGGACACCTGGAGTCGGCTGCGGGTGCGGCCAGCATCGCCAAGGTCGCCCTGGCCATCAAGAACGACAAGATCCCGCCGTCGATCAACTACGCGGGCCCCAACCCCTACATCGACTTCGACAAGGAACACCTCAAGGTCACCAGCGAGGTGACCGAGTGGCCGCGCTACAGCGGGCACAAGATCGCGGGTGTCTCCGGATTCGGCTTCGGCGGCGCCAACGCCCACCTCGTGGTGCGTGAGGTCCTGCCCAGCGATCTCGTTGAGCCCGAACCGGTTTCGGAATCCAAGACCGACACGGCGGCCGACAGTGAGGCGAACGCCGTCTACGTCGGCGGCGTGAAGATGGACGAGTACGGCGAGTTCATCGAGGACGACGCGGATGACGTTCGCGGTGATGACGAGTTCTACGGTCGCACCGTCGACACGGAGCCGGAACTGCCCGGCCTGACCGACGAGGCACTGCGTCTGCTTGAGGTGGCCCGTGAGGAACTGGCCGCCACCGAAGACGAGATCAAGCCGATTGTGCCGCTGGCGGTTTCGGCGTTCCTGACGTCGCGCAAGCGGACCGCGGCGGCCGAGTTGGCCGACTGGATCGACAGTGAGGCCGGCCGTGCCACCTCGCTGGAGGCCATCGGACGTTCACTCTCGCGCCGCAACCACGGCCGCTCCCGTGCGGTGGTCCTGGCCCACGACCACGACGAGGCCGTCAAGGGTCTGCGCGCGCTCGCCGAGGGCAAGCAGAGCCCCCTGGTCCTGGCGGCCGACGGCCCGGTGACCAACGGCCCGGTCTGGGTGCTCGCCGGTTTCGGTGCGCAGCACCGCAAGATGGGCAAGAGCCTGTACCTGCGCAACGACGTGTTCGCGGAGTGGATCAACAAGGTCGATGCGCTGATCCAGGATGAGCGTGGCTACTCGATCGTCGAGATGATCCTCGACGACTCCGTCGACTACACCGACGAGACCTGCGAATACCCCATCGAAGTGGTCCAGCTGGTGATCTTCGCCATCCAGATCGCGCTCGGTGAGGTGCTCCGCCATCACGGCGCAAAGCCCGCGGCCGTCGTGGGGCAGTCGCTGGGCGAGGCGGCCGCCGCGTACTTCTCCGGAGGCCTGAGCCTGGCCGACGCCACCCGCACCATCTGCTCGCGCAGCCACCTGATGGGTGAGGGCGAGGCGATGCTGTTCGGTGAGTACATCCGCCTGATGGCGCTGGTCGAGTACTCCGCCGACGAGATCAAGACCGTGTTCTCCGACTACCCGGACCTCGAGGTCTGTGTGTACGCGGCCCCGACGCAGACCGTCATCGGCGGTCCGCCGGATCAGGTCGACGCGATCATCGCGCGCGCCGAGTCCGAGGGGAAGTTCGCCCGCAAGTTCCAGACCAAGGGCGCCAGCCACACCCAGCAGATGGATCCGCTGCTCGGCGAACTCACCGCCGAACTGCAGGGCATCGAACCGCTGCCGCTGGTCACCGGCTACTTCTCCACGGTGCACGAGGGCGGCTACATTCGCCCGGGCGGCGAGCCCATTCACGATGTCGAGTACTGGAAGAAGGGCCTGCGCCACAGCGTGTACTTCACGCACGGCATCCGCAACGCCGTCGACTCCGGGCACACGACGTTCCTCGAACTGGCCCCCAACCCGGTCGCGCTCATGCAGGTGGGCCTGACCACCGCGGCCGCCGGTCTGCACGACGCGCAGTTGATCGCGACGCTGGCGCGCAAGCAGGACGAGGTCGACTCGATGACGACGGCGCTGGCCACCCTCTACGTGCACGGCCACGACCTGGACTTCCGCACGCTGTTCCCGAACCCGGCGGATCGGCCGATCGACCCGGCGACCGACTACGCCGACGTCCCGCCCACCAAGTTCCGGCGCAAGCCGTACTGGCTGGACGTGCGGTTCACCGGTGACGCGTCGGCGCTGATGCCGGGCAACCATGTCGCCACGCCGGACGGCAGGCACATCTGGGAGTTCGCGCCCAAGGCCGCGGTCACCGCGACGGATCTGTCGAGTCTCGTGAAAGCCGCTGCGGCCCAGGTCCTTCCGGACGCCGCACTGACGGCGTTCGAGCAGCGCGCGATCCCGGGTGAGGGGTCGCGTCTGGTCACCACCCTGACCCGGCACCCCGGTGGCGCCACGGTGCAGGTGCACGCCCGCATCGAGGAGTCCTTCACGCTGGTGTTCGACGCGGTCGTGACTCGGGCCGGGCAGGCCTCGGCGCTGCCCACCGCGTCCGCCGCGGGTGCTGCCGTCGCACTGCCTGCGGCCGGCACCGACGTGGCGTCGGTCGCGACGCTCGAACCCGAGGTCGTCGAGGACGCCGCGATCCTGTCCGACAACCTCGCGCAGGGCGCCAACCTCGGTGCCGGATTCGCCAAGTGGTCGCCGGACTCCGGGGAGACCGTGGGTGACCGGTTGGCGGCGATCGTCGGCGGCGCCATGGGTTACGAGCCCGAGGACCTGCCGCGTGAGGTGCCGCTGATCGAGCTGGGTCTGGACTCGCTGATGGCGGTGCGGATCAAGAACCGCGTCGAGTACGACTTCGACCTGCCGCCGATCCAGCTGCAGGCCGTGCGTGATGCCAACCTCTACAACGTCGAGCAGCTGATCATCTACGCCGTCGAGCACCGCGACGAGGTGTCCGACCTGCATCAGTTCCAGCAGACCGCCAGCCCCGAGGAGTTCGCCAAGGCGCAGGCCGAACTGCTGGGTGGTGCGAGCACGGCCGCCGAGATCGAGCAGCGTCTGGCTGAGGTGGCCGGGCAGGGCGACGGTGGGGTCGCTCCCGCCGACGAGGCCGACGGCCCGGCCGCGGAGCCCGCGGTGGCCGCCGAGGCCGCAGGACTGAACGCGCAGGCCATCGGCATGGACAGCGAGACCGCGGCGACCATTCCGCCGCCGCCGACGAATCCGGCTGGGCCGGGGGCCATTCCGCCGCCGCCCAGCAACCCCGCGGGCCCCGTCGCGGCTGCGCCCGTGGCTCCGGCCGTCGATGAGGAGAAGCCGGGTCCGGACCTGGCCGCCGCCGCGGCCGCGCTGAACCAGCAGGCCGTCGCCGCAGCGCTGAACTCCGACGTCCCTCCGCGTGACGCGGCGGAGCGTCTGACGTTCGCGACGTGGGCGATCGTCACCGGCAAGTCGCCGGGCGGCATCTTCAACTCGCTGCCCGCACTCGACGACGACACCGCGGCCAAGATGGCGCAGCGACTGTCGGAGCGGGCCGAGGGCACCATCACGGCCGAGGACGTGAAGTTCGCGCCCACGATCGAGGCGCTGTCCACCACGGTCCGTGAGTTCCTCGAGGCCGGTGAGCTCGAAGGGTTCGTGCGCACCATCCGCGCGCCCGAGAACGACGATCAGGTGCCGGTGTATGTGTTCCACGCCGCGGGCGGGTCGACGGTGGTGTACGAGCCGCTGCTCAACCGCCTCCCGGCGGGCACGCCGATGATCGGCCTGGAGCGCGTCGAGGGCACCATCGAGGAGCGCGCCGCGCAGTATGTGCCGAAGCTGCTGGAGCTCAACGGCTGGACCGACGGAGCCAAGGGCAAGCCGTTCCTCCTGGCGGGCTGGTCGCTCGGCGGGGCGCTGTCCTACGCCTGCGCGATCGGGCTCAAGGAGGCCGGCGCCGACGTCGAGTTCGTCGGCCTGATCGACACCGTGCGCCCCGGCGTGCCGATCGACCAGAGCCGGGAGGGCACCCGTCAGCGCTGGGCCCGCTACGCCCAGTTCGCCGAGAAGACGTTCAACGTGCAGATCCCGGAGATCCCGTACGAGCAGCTCGAGAATCTCGACGATGCGGGTCAGGTGCAGTTCGTCCTCGACGCGGTCAAGGAGTCCGGCGTACAGATCCCGGGCGGCATCATCGAGCACCAACGCACGTCGTACCTGGACCAGCGGACCCTCGAGATCGCGGTGCCGCAGTCCTACGACGGGCATGTGGTGCTCTACATGGCCGACCGCTACCACGACGACGCCATCACGTTCGAGCCCGCGTACTCGACGCGTCAGCCCGACGGCGGATGGGGCGAGTACGCCTCGGACCTCGAGGTGGTGAACATCGGCGGCGAGCACATCCAGGCCATCGACGAGCCCTACATCGCTAAGGTCGGGGCACACATGAGCCAGGCGATCACCAAGATCCAGGCAGAGCAGAAGGGTAACCAGTCGTCGTGA